The genomic stretch ccggCGTCCGATGGCGGCGAATGGCAGCATAACCCACCGATAAGGACTAGGCCAAGggcttcatcttcctcatcatcgcCACCTCGGTTGATTGCTTAAATTCTCAATCTCATGGCCAATCGGCCCGTCAATTGGTTCATGTGCACAGAAAGTTCCTTGAGCGACATTGCGTACAAGCCGTTAGGGACCTCCACTAGTGAGCGAATTGAGGCCTGTCAAATCCGAGCAACTCCCTATCCCGGCCGTGATCTCACCATTTAGGTTGTTGCCCGACAAGTCGAGCGAGTGGACAAGGTGCAAACAGTTGGGGTTTGTGGCGTCACAGATTGGCGATGGGGTTGCGCGTGCGAGGTGGTTGTTGCTCCCATTGAAGTTGGTCGGGTTCCACCCAAACTTGAAGAATGATAAATACCGTTTGTCTTGCCGTGAGAAGGAGCAACACGATGGCCGTGAGCACGGACAAGAAAGCCCAAGGACAACGGAAATATTGCCTTAGTTTCGCCATCCAAACGTTCCAATGCTACATATCTCGTTGTAATAGAGATCGGTTAGAGCGACCAAGTCACCCATCCTATTGAACATCTGCGCAACCGCCTTGTCATCGCCCATGTAGTTCCTAATAATCCCTTCGTGGCGGAGCAACTTGACATCCTTTGAAGAGCTTATGAGGCAATCCATGAATGATATGTACTTTGTTACGTAGCCGATGTCTCCGCTTTGACGATGCTGCTCATACACAATTAGATTCCGGAATTGCAACTCGAACGGCGACCGGAGGcggatggtggtggtgggcaagcggcggcgatggtcggcgggcGGCGGTGGGgggatggcggcggcggtgttGGTGGGTGGTTGGCGGAGGGCGGGGGCCGGCAGTGGTTGGTGGGCGGCAGGCGGGGGTGGGTGGCTGTGGTTGGCGGTTCATGACCCAACCTAAGTGCAACAATGAGATAACTTTTAATGGGTCGAAAATGAGTTCTATGTGTAACCCATTTTTGACATGTCAGAtttaacttcaattttttgaatcccTCTAAAAGCTAACAACCCATATATAACCTATTTATATTAAATATGAGTCAAAAATGGGTCATGGACCTATATTGACACTTCTTACATATCAATACCCCTTTCTGatcttttgaaattgttgttATTTATAGGATAGGTTTCCCTCCCCAATGACAGAATTCCAATGAAATGTGCAATCGTGTACGGCATATGACTTCAATTAttgaaggaaaaatgacacaaatgatttctCAATTTTAGATCAATGTGCTCCTGAAcatataatttgttcaatataatccatgaatTGTAACTCAATGTGCAGTGTCGtcattgaactttcaatttatttaatgcgGTCTTAAGACTTTTAGTACATGCTCAATCTAGTctcaaaactataaaaaaatgttcaatactaCACTAAacattttctaataattatgggactaaattgaatatgttgcaaaagtttagataccatattgaacaaattaaaagttcaatgaccacattgcccattgagctaaaattcaaggaccacattgattGTTAAAGATAATTAAGGATTCTCTAggataatttcttatttagagatatttttgttggttttctgtatcTCTCAAAATTGCGTGTATATCTTTGATTGTGTgtatcttgattgatatatgtTGCCTTAGATAGTGATATAttataaagcctataaataggctgaTGTAATGTTCATTATGATAAATTGAATTACACCGAGAATTCCCCATTTTCTTCTTCCGCATTATTGTTCTCAactttgaacaaattgaaagttcatggacacattacatattaagccaaaccaaaatttagaaatcatttgtgtcattatcttaTTATCTAATGCCGACTTAAAGAACCCTTTGTTTTTGCCCTAACTTTCAGCCCTTCATCactgtttcttcctttttggtcaAACACTGGTTAGCTTTCAATATGTTCTCCATCGTGGATGAACAAGTGTGAGTATTATCATTTAGTATCTAAGGACATTTTTTAGGCCAGATAGAGCAAGTGTTAAGAGTCTCTCAATATATCCATGAACACGTTTTGACCAGCAAAGGTCTCTTTCTATCACGTGTTGATGGAGCAATAGTCCTCTACACCGCCGGGTATTGAGCCAGCTATTAGGATTCGacgcacaatcaaatcaaagtaTAACGcaaagcgagaaagaaaaattgagacagACGATTTTATCATGTTTCACAtttaaactagggttacgtcTAGCAaaggatttcactataattagtacctcGCACCTCTTgttacatcacttaattacaagcgaaaaagagtatatatagcagtagctattcataagGCCATACCcaaattactaatgaaaaattatgggttTAAATCGAAAAAGTCCTATGATGTCCaggagagtatgaaccacaccccaacaccAACCACCCTAATAACAACGAACCACACTATCCGATGCCAATCCCACCACCCATGCTCTTGACCTCACTCCTTATACGAGCCTCTGCGATAGAGATTTGCCATAGCTACTTGCCGCGATCTAGCCCCGAGCCATCACAATCTCTGTCCCCGACATCAAATCTTACGGTTGGTAGCGGTCATGACACCCTTCGGAGCAGCGTAGGCGGCATGCATGGTTAAGAGGCTTTGTTGGTCCTATGGGTGTGAACTTGTTGAGCGAGTGTTAATAGATAGAAGATGATGGTCAAGctcaaaaagaaggggaaaaaaagagctagttcacattttcttttattttaaaatttcaattaatgccgACAACAATCATGCACCACGAATGTCTGCATTCCCAAAGGCACACCTCTCTTTCAAGAAGATTCGTGGCATGTTAAGCCTTGATAAGGTTACTCGCTTTGCATCGAATAAAACAAGTTCTGCGTCCAATATGAAAATTGTGATTGATAATAAAAGATCGATTTTCTTCTTGAGACCTAATTCGATTTTCATAGATTTCTTTAGTTGTTATTTTCTCATGATGTTTTGTCATAGCATCAATAATCGTCTTTGGTTCAGGCAGACGGCCCGGCAAATAGACAATGACTCGTTTTCCTTTGTCGAGATACAATACACGCATGAAAAGGTGCCCGATTTCCCCTCTTTtgcaatcaatttgaaaaaattgatccTTGTTTACCAACTATGCTGAATCTAGTTGGatgaaaataaagatttgattttttttctttttgggcaagGATAAATTTGGGAAAGAAAGTGACAATTTGCAAATCATGGTTGGGCGGCATGTGCAACTTGAAATGAAATAGAAAACGTGAGAATGATAATTATAGGCTGgtttttgctagcataataattttgGATGATTGTGATAAAATCAATATATTGTgaaccacaaattcttaaaaagactggatcgacaataatttttaattatttgttatagtttttttgctcaaaacaGATTGTTAGTCTTACAGTCACCCAAAaactattacataatcaattttcttaCGGGTTTTGAAAAAAGGTATTTAGTATAATGAGTGGGGTCGAGAGTGGTATTTGcggttttccttcttcttttttcgttttctttttggttgattttgcttcgagaaagaagagaaaaatgtagaagtgtcaaatgggtgggtcggatcgggtttgggtcgggtcgaatatggtccgacccatattgacccatttaacccgttttgacccatattcatctaattcaaaatcaatgattcatacccgacccaacccaactCATACCCGACTTATATTATCAAAACACTTTTAAAATTCTAGGAAAATTAATATGCACCCATTTAACCCACTTTAAGCATATATTATTCAAATAAAACCTTcacatcaaatttttaaaaaaaataaacagtagaaaaaatagtaaataaaattagaaatgtAAAAGTctataaattgaaaaagaacttaaaaatCATAAGAATTTCACTACTCACAAGGCCTTGCAAATGGATCCAGTAGGTCCAACATCTCGAAAGCAAACCCCTATGAGTTTGCGAccaaaaaatgtccaaaatcaATTTCGAATACACGTAAGCTCAATTGAAACTCACACCCTCATCAGAAACCCTTAGAATCAAACGGGTGTGCACGATTCCAGGAGAGCATCGTTTGTGAAAGAGCTAAAGAGTGTGGTAAAACTTTGTCGAAAAGACATACCATCAGAGACCCATACTCGGTTCGACTTATACCCGACTCGtatttcttaaatatttctaaaattaaCTAAATCAtataattcttatttttataatttgatgaaaaaaatatattgctaaaacacttttatataatataaatatattgatttttttattttttaaatttattttaaaaaatttatttttgcttttgtttttattttctttttctttttttatttttatttttttctttggtcttcgttcctcctcctccctcctctgtCTGCCGGTTGCAGGGCTTCAGCGATGGCTGGCAGCCCGGCAACCGATGGCGTCCCAGCGACTTAGAGCTCCCCGGCGAGCCCCGACCTCAACCCCGACAGCGGCCCCTAACTAGACTAAGCTTGAGAAGGCAAGGGTGGGTTCGGACCTCGACGGCCGCTTCCTCAACCGTGACGATGGCGGCCCTTAACAGGATCAAAAGCCGGCAAATCGCAGGGCTCATGCTCCGATCGCCGCCTTCGCTGCCACCATCCACCTCCTCGCGCTCTCCGCCATCAAAAGCAGGTAAATTGCAGGTCAAACGATGCAAAGGAAGTGGATCGAGTCCATGAGATCTAGAGGGAGCTTGTGCTACTCCGATGATCAAACGATTCAAAGGGAGGGGTGGCTAGTGAGAGCAAGGCCATGGGAGAGCTCGAAGAGAGCAAGGCGGATGGCGGCGGGGCCAAGCGCAAATGGTGGAGGTGGTGATTCGGGTGAAGAGGTTGATGCCGTAAGCCAAGCTGCGTCCCGAGAGGCGTTTGTCCAGGGCAGAGGAGAGGAAGGAGCGAGTAAAAAtgtgggttaaaatatgggtcactTTAGTGACTCATTTATGACCTGTTTTGTGGGCTTTGAAATAGTGGGTTAAATTATGGGTCCTTTAAGAAAAAACAAGCTGCCCATATATGActtataatatattaatatgaGTCATATATGGGTTTGTAACCCATTTTGACGGCTCTAGAAAAATGCATGATTCGGCCGCCAGCCCAGAAGAAAATTCAGAACATGAGAAACGACCGAGTCAATTGTTTCTTTACTAAAACTTGTGCAAGAACATTCGGGCTTTAGCCCTCCAAATTTCAGGGTATCCTTGATTTTTTCAGCACATAGAGTTCTATTTATCCAATCAAGTCGCTTCACAGCTGTTGCATTTGTACATGATCAATGCTCGATGATTGCATTGATATGTCGTAAGATCCCATGTCCATACATGGCGGCATGTAGGCAGGTGTGGTCGGAGACTCGTCTCTAAAGTCCCTCCATCCTTCACTATGAAGGCCATGTCCATCCCCCAGCTCATGTGTCGGTCCGGATGACAATGCCAAAACCACATGCCTGTCCAAATCAAAACCACAAGATTAACGTTAAATGATGCGGTTCCGGACCAATGCTTCTAACATATGATGCTTGCTGAGAGATAAAAGATATACGCACCGGGATTATTAGCGGTAAATCTTATTGCTAGCCAACCATTTTTAGGGACCCCGAGCGTGTTCACGTGGGGTGGGTCGACCAAGTTGTATGTCCTGGGATCCATCTTGCTGTCAAAGTTCCCGTGACCGGTTCCGACGACGTAGAAGTTGTGACCGTGAACGTGCATGGGATGGTTCATGGAGCCTTTCAACACGTTTGTACcttggaaaacaatttccaCTGTCTCATTGTAGTTCAGCACTTTTACTTTCGTTCCTTGGTACGTCATATCAACACTATCCGGCAAATCATCTCCCGTGAAATTATACATGGAAGGAGGCCAATCCGGGAAATCCGCTGTATAACTTCCACTAAGATTTCTGCCCAAGAAAATGAAACCCATTAATGAGAATTCCATGCACGTTCACTTATTAGTATCAAGAGTTTGATCCATGGAGAGATCGAGAGATCGAGATCGGAGAAAGGAGGGGACGCTGTTACCTATAGTAGGCCGATAGCACATCCAGGGATGGGTTGACCCAACTTACGTTATTCAAGCTTGAGCCAAGTTTGTTGCCACTCACCGAAGTGCAAGAGCTATTGGGACAATAAATCTCACCCATGGACACGGTAATGAACATCCTCGTACTTACATCTCCTGGAACATCAACCGGATGATCCTCACTTGCCAAGCTTCTCAGCTGATTTGTAAATCTCAATGCGGCTCCAAAGTCCAAATAGAGAGGGAGTGTAGCGTTTGGAAAGACCGGTGGTGACGGCAAGCTATAGTTCCCTCTATATTGCAAGATGGCCGATCCGATGCTATGGTCGAATCCGGTGACTTCGGCGTCTTCGCTAGAGTATTGCCTCGTGGCGATGTAGTACCTTCCAAGAGGTTGGTTAGTCGTGAGCAGCACGTCCATGGTCTGTCTCGGACTTATCATGATGTAAGTCGTGATGATCGGCTTAATGTATCCTCCGTCCATCCTGACAACCGTCAAGTTATGGTCGGCGATGGCGAAGAAGAGCTCAGCATTCACGACCACGTTGACTATTCGAAGGAGATACATCTTCCCGTAATCAACGTACCAGTAATGCATTGTTTCTGCACTAAGAATTTCGATGAACCTTTATGAAGGTAATGTCCTCGCATTATTCATTGTCATGCGAAAAAGGTAAATTTATGTTGTCAACTCTGTGTTAAAAACAAGGTTATACATCTATTGTGAACACATAACGATGGGAGAACAACATTAACCTTAATTTTATCAGTTGCACGAGACTTGTACACTCACAGAGAAAAGACGGTT from Rhodamnia argentea isolate NSW1041297 chromosome 2, ASM2092103v1, whole genome shotgun sequence encodes the following:
- the LOC125313677 gene encoding laccase-14-like — encoded protein: MHYWYVDYGKMYLLRIVNVVVNAELFFAIADHNLTVVRMDGGYIKPIITTYIMISPRQTMDVLLTTNQPLGRYYIATRQYSSEDAEVTGFDHSIGSAILQYRGNYSLPSPPVFPNATLPLYLDFGAALRFTNQLRSLASEDHPVDVPGDVSTRMFITVSMGEIYCPNSSCTSVSGNKLGSSLNNVSWVNPSLDVLSAYYRNLSGSYTADFPDWPPSMYNFTGDDLPDSVDMTYQGTKVKVLNYNETVEIVFQGTNVLKGSMNHPMHVHGHNFYVVGTGHGNFDSKMDPRTYNLVDPPHVNTLGVPKNGWLAIRFTANNPGAHVVLALSSGPTHELGDGHGLHSEGWRDFRDESPTTPAYMPPCMDMGSYDISMQSSSIDHVQMQQL